One stretch of Desulfocurvus vexinensis DSM 17965 DNA includes these proteins:
- a CDS encoding DsbA family protein yields MRRLLPLLLAVLFALPLAACAPRTGDATLKERIRAAVREDPQLVLDALAQDKVALLELVEQGARERRDRAMKDRWRQQLDAPLAPALDPARPWHGAPDAAVTVVSYSDFLCGYCAQGSRTIDALVERHPGRVRHLSKHAPMSENGEYAARVYEALGLQDGELALAFARQAFAQQAGIAAAPQPKEAFLALALALSGVDAARLEADMQGDTVRDRVRDDAREFLDWGFTGVPVYLFNGVAVEGALSERTMEEVLDLVQGGK; encoded by the coding sequence ATGCGCCGACTCTTGCCCCTGCTGCTCGCCGTGCTTTTCGCCCTGCCGCTGGCCGCCTGTGCGCCGCGCACGGGTGACGCCACCCTGAAGGAACGCATCCGCGCCGCCGTGCGCGAGGACCCGCAACTGGTCCTGGACGCCCTGGCCCAGGACAAGGTGGCCCTGCTGGAGCTGGTGGAGCAGGGTGCCCGCGAGCGCCGCGACCGGGCCATGAAGGACAGGTGGCGCCAGCAGTTGGACGCGCCCCTGGCCCCGGCCCTGGACCCCGCGCGCCCCTGGCACGGCGCGCCCGACGCGGCGGTGACCGTGGTCTCCTATTCCGACTTCCTGTGCGGCTACTGCGCCCAGGGCTCGCGGACCATCGACGCCCTGGTGGAGCGCCATCCCGGGCGGGTCCGCCACCTCTCCAAGCACGCGCCCATGTCCGAGAACGGCGAATACGCGGCCCGGGTCTACGAGGCCCTGGGGCTGCAGGACGGGGAACTGGCCCTGGCCTTTGCCCGGCAGGCCTTCGCGCAGCAAGCGGGCATCGCCGCCGCGCCGCAACCCAAGGAGGCCTTCCTGGCGCTGGCCCTGGCCCTGTCCGGGGTGGACGCCGCGCGCCTGGAGGCCGACATGCAGGGCGACACCGTGCGCGACCGGGTGCGCGACGACGCCCGCGAGTTCCTGGACTGGGGCTTCACCGGGGTGCCGGTGTACCTGTTCAACGGCGTGGCCGTGGAGGGCGCGCTGTCGGAGCGGACCATGGAAGAGGTCCTGGACCTGGTGCAGGGCGGCAAGTAG